One stretch of Dokdonia sp. Hel_I_53 DNA includes these proteins:
- a CDS encoding isocitrate lyase translates to MKNPQQPTYNSALETVRNLKQKYGATWNAITPNAAARMMVQNRFKTGLDIAAYTAGIMRKDMAAYDADNTQYTQSLGCWHGFVAQQKMIAVKKHHKTTSKKYLYLSGWMVAALRSEFGPLPDQSMHEKTSVPKLIEEIYDFLRQADAIELNDLFRRLDNGEDVQDQIDNYETHIVPIIADIDAGFGNEEATYLLSKKMIEAGACAIQIENQVSDAKQCGHQDGKVTVPHEDFITKINAIRYAFLELGVEDGVIVARTDSEGAGLTQKLPVSKEPGDLASQYLAFVDAEEIDIADAKEDDVLIKRDGKLVRPLRLENGLYKFKEGSNIDRVVLDCITSLQNGADLLWIETPTPNVKQIAHMVNRVRKVVPDAKLVYNNSPSFNWTLNFRNQAYEEMCAEGENMTGYDRNNLMDAQYDTSELSYRADRNIRSFQKDSAREAGIFHHLITLPTYHTTALHMNDLTEGYFGEQGMLAYVKGVQRQEIRKSVSCVKHQRMAGSDLGDDHKGFFAGDKALKAGGTKNTSNQFEVKVTINTPEKEVAILV, encoded by the coding sequence ATGAAAAATCCACAACAACCCACCTACAACTCTGCACTAGAAACCGTAAGGAATTTAAAACAAAAATACGGAGCTACTTGGAATGCGATTACACCAAATGCCGCGGCTCGTATGATGGTACAAAATAGATTTAAGACAGGTCTAGATATTGCAGCCTATACTGCAGGAATCATGAGAAAAGACATGGCTGCCTATGATGCAGACAATACACAGTACACACAATCTCTTGGATGCTGGCATGGGTTTGTGGCGCAACAAAAAATGATTGCGGTAAAAAAACATCATAAAACAACTTCAAAAAAATACTTATACCTATCTGGGTGGATGGTAGCGGCACTTCGCTCTGAATTTGGACCGCTTCCAGATCAATCGATGCACGAGAAAACATCGGTGCCAAAATTAATAGAAGAGATTTATGACTTCCTCCGCCAGGCAGATGCGATTGAATTAAATGACCTCTTTAGAAGATTAGACAACGGAGAGGATGTGCAAGATCAGATTGACAATTATGAAACCCATATTGTTCCAATCATCGCCGATATTGATGCAGGTTTTGGAAATGAGGAGGCTACGTACCTGCTTTCTAAAAAAATGATTGAAGCAGGAGCTTGTGCTATTCAAATTGAAAATCAGGTTTCAGACGCAAAGCAATGTGGTCATCAAGATGGAAAAGTGACGGTACCTCATGAAGATTTTATCACAAAAATTAATGCGATTAGATATGCCTTTTTAGAGTTAGGCGTAGAAGATGGAGTGATCGTAGCGCGTACAGATTCTGAAGGTGCTGGCCTTACTCAAAAACTCCCTGTAAGTAAAGAACCGGGTGATCTAGCTTCACAGTACCTAGCCTTTGTAGATGCAGAAGAGATTGACATCGCTGACGCGAAAGAAGATGATGTCCTTATTAAACGTGATGGAAAACTAGTGCGCCCACTTCGTTTAGAAAACGGATTGTACAAATTTAAAGAAGGTTCCAACATAGACCGCGTGGTATTAGATTGTATCACCAGCCTACAAAATGGTGCAGATCTACTGTGGATTGAAACACCTACGCCTAATGTGAAACAAATCGCGCATATGGTAAATCGTGTGAGAAAAGTGGTGCCAGATGCAAAACTAGTGTACAACAATTCTCCATCATTTAACTGGACACTAAATTTCCGCAATCAAGCTTATGAAGAAATGTGTGCAGAAGGAGAAAACATGACGGGATATGATAGAAATAACTTGATGGATGCGCAGTATGACACTTCAGAATTGTCATACCGAGCAGATAGAAACATTCGTTCTTTTCAAAAAGATAGTGCCAGAGAAGCAGGGATTTTCCACCACCTCATCACCCTTCCTACCTATCACACCACAGCATTACACATGAATGACCTTACTGAGGGATATTTTGGAGAGCAAGGGATGCTGGCGTATGTAAAAGGAGTACAACGTCAAGAGATACGAAAGTCTGTCTCTTGTGTAAAACACCAACGTATGGCGGGGTCTGATCTAGGAGACGACCACAAAGGGTTTTTTGCTGGTGATAAAGCGCTGAAAGCTGGTGGAACAAAAAATACGTCAAATCAGTTTGAGGTAAAAGTGACCATAAACACTCCTGAAAAAGAAGTAGCAATACTCGTATAA
- the aceB gene encoding malate synthase A → MKNTVALSQISFSNAVTNYYPEILTDEALEFISALHEKFNASRLALLKRREEQQKVFDQGKFPEFPRETVAIRNAEWTAGAIPSDLQDRRVEITGPVDRKMIINALNSGAKTFMADLEDSTAPSWDNVIKGQQNLLDANKKTISLVDEARGKSYQLNEKTAVLLVRPRGLHLNERNLLFDNEEASGSLVDFGLYVIHNTRVLLEDNTAPYFYLPKLEHYLEARWWNEVFTFAEEYLAVPIGTFKATVLVETITASFQLDEIIYELKDHIVGLNCGRWDYIFSYIKKFRNHENFVVPNRDQVGMDAPFMDAYSKLVIQRCHKRNILAIGGMAAQIPIKNDLEANQAALDKVKKDKEREVKNGHDGTWVAHPALVAIAMDVFNEHMPTSNQLDVKRDDVTVSEQDLVAIPQGTITEAGVRKNINVGILYTEAWLRGHGAVALYNLMEDAATAEISRTQVWQWLKNEVTLENGKVFNLDYYQDLLDDEIEKILKEVGEQSMVHSKFPLAIELFNNSIRAQEFVEFLTLPAYQYI, encoded by the coding sequence ATGAAAAATACGGTAGCACTTTCACAAATTTCCTTTTCTAACGCTGTCACAAATTATTATCCTGAAATCCTAACGGATGAAGCCTTAGAATTCATAAGCGCATTGCACGAAAAATTTAATGCCAGTAGGCTAGCGCTACTCAAGAGGCGTGAAGAACAACAAAAGGTTTTTGATCAAGGTAAATTTCCTGAGTTTCCAAGAGAAACTGTAGCCATTAGAAATGCTGAGTGGACAGCTGGAGCTATCCCTTCAGACTTACAAGATCGCAGGGTTGAAATTACGGGTCCGGTAGATCGAAAAATGATCATAAATGCCCTCAATTCTGGTGCAAAAACTTTTATGGCAGACCTTGAAGATAGCACGGCTCCCTCTTGGGACAACGTCATTAAAGGACAACAGAATTTATTGGATGCCAATAAAAAAACCATCTCCCTCGTAGATGAGGCTAGAGGAAAATCGTATCAATTAAATGAGAAAACTGCTGTGTTACTGGTAAGACCTAGAGGACTTCACTTGAATGAAAGGAATCTGTTGTTTGATAACGAAGAGGCATCAGGAAGCCTTGTGGATTTTGGTTTATATGTGATACACAATACAAGAGTCCTTCTTGAAGATAACACAGCCCCTTATTTTTACCTACCTAAACTAGAGCACTACTTAGAGGCTCGCTGGTGGAACGAAGTGTTCACTTTTGCAGAAGAATACTTAGCTGTTCCTATAGGAACTTTTAAAGCAACCGTATTAGTAGAAACCATTACCGCTAGTTTCCAGTTAGATGAGATTATCTACGAGCTCAAAGATCATATCGTAGGCTTAAACTGTGGCCGTTGGGATTATATCTTTTCCTATATCAAGAAATTTAGAAATCATGAAAACTTTGTGGTTCCTAACCGTGATCAGGTAGGCATGGATGCTCCATTTATGGATGCCTATTCAAAACTTGTGATACAACGCTGTCACAAGCGCAATATTCTCGCCATAGGTGGTATGGCAGCTCAAATTCCTATTAAAAATGATCTTGAGGCCAATCAAGCTGCGCTCGATAAAGTCAAAAAAGACAAAGAACGTGAAGTAAAAAATGGTCATGACGGTACGTGGGTAGCACATCCCGCATTAGTAGCCATTGCGATGGATGTTTTTAATGAGCATATGCCTACCTCAAATCAGCTGGATGTAAAGCGAGATGATGTAACTGTTAGTGAACAGGATTTGGTTGCTATACCTCAAGGAACCATTACTGAAGCTGGTGTGAGAAAGAACATCAACGTTGGTATCTTATACACAGAGGCTTGGTTAAGAGGTCATGGAGCAGTGGCGCTATATAACCTCATGGAAGATGCGGCCACCGCCGAGATATCTAGAACACAAGTATGGCAGTGGCTTAAAAATGAAGTTACTTTAGAAAATGGAAAGGTATTTAATCTTGATTATTATCAGGATCTACTAGATGATGAAATTGAAAAAATACTCAAGGAGGTGGGTGAACAAAGTATGGTTCACTCCAAGTTTCCACTGGCCATTGAATTGTTTAATAACTCCATACGCGCTCAAGAGTTTGTAGAGTTCTTAACCCTACCCGCTTACCAATATATTTAA
- a CDS encoding helix-turn-helix domain-containing protein — MEENYIKLIFGLKLKQIRNDKKLSLFGLSKLTGMSKSYLNEIENGKKYPKPDKIAILSEKLEVPYDQFVSLKLDKNLAPIGELLQSNILKEIPLELFGIKESNLIDIVANAPAKVNAFISTIIKISQNYNVSRESFFLASVRSYQEANQNYFDDLEKKVAQFAKAYHIDLLRPITSAILEEILQEEFGYTILNEELSKYEDLENLRSVFIPKTKTLLLTDGIDEAQRTFIYAKELAFHFLEINERLYTFPWIKFDTFDQVLNNFYASYFAGALMIPATSLKEQLTAIFEKDHFDKEAFLNSIASFNASPESYYQRLTNILPQAFNIQNLFFLRFTHKAGSDRFYLKKELHLSHQQSPRANESNEHYCRRWVSLNILKEISHSKKDHAFDLQISNYESDGNSYLVLSSATKDPFREQYYRSISIGLLINRQLKRKLNFLSDPKLERREVGVTCERCAITNCELRAVPARFLEKNNKNKQIETIVEELQTQFSK; from the coding sequence ATGGAGGAGAATTACATCAAGCTTATTTTTGGCTTAAAGCTTAAGCAGATACGCAATGACAAGAAATTATCTCTGTTTGGATTATCCAAACTTACGGGCATGTCTAAGTCGTATTTAAATGAAATTGAAAATGGAAAAAAATATCCTAAACCCGATAAAATTGCCATTCTCTCCGAAAAATTGGAGGTTCCGTACGATCAGTTTGTTTCGCTTAAGCTAGATAAAAATTTGGCGCCTATTGGTGAATTACTACAATCCAATATTCTTAAAGAAATTCCCCTAGAGCTATTTGGCATCAAAGAAAGTAACCTTATTGATATAGTGGCAAATGCACCTGCAAAGGTGAATGCATTTATAAGTACCATTATTAAGATTTCACAAAATTATAATGTAAGTAGAGAAAGTTTCTTCCTAGCATCCGTACGATCGTATCAAGAGGCCAACCAGAATTACTTTGATGACTTAGAGAAGAAGGTCGCACAGTTTGCAAAAGCCTATCACATTGATTTACTAAGGCCTATCACGTCTGCTATTTTAGAAGAAATACTGCAGGAAGAATTTGGGTACACCATTTTAAATGAAGAATTATCAAAGTATGAAGACCTAGAAAACTTAAGATCTGTATTTATCCCTAAAACTAAAACTTTATTACTCACAGACGGTATAGATGAAGCACAACGCACCTTTATTTATGCAAAAGAGTTGGCCTTTCATTTTCTAGAGATCAATGAGCGTTTATATACGTTCCCGTGGATTAAGTTTGACACCTTTGACCAAGTATTAAATAATTTTTACGCTTCCTATTTTGCCGGCGCGTTAATGATTCCAGCCACTTCGCTCAAAGAGCAATTAACTGCAATTTTTGAAAAAGATCATTTTGATAAAGAAGCATTCTTAAACTCCATAGCCTCCTTTAACGCCTCACCAGAATCGTATTACCAGCGGCTTACGAATATACTACCCCAAGCATTTAATATTCAAAATCTTTTCTTTTTACGCTTTACCCACAAAGCAGGCAGCGACCGCTTTTATCTTAAAAAAGAACTGCATTTATCCCACCAGCAATCGCCTCGAGCAAATGAAAGCAACGAGCATTATTGCAGGCGCTGGGTGTCTTTAAATATTTTGAAGGAAATAAGTCACAGCAAGAAGGATCATGCATTTGATTTACAAATTTCTAATTACGAAAGTGATGGAAACAGCTATCTGGTGCTCTCCTCTGCCACCAAAGATCCCTTTAGAGAGCAGTATTACAGAAGCATCAGTATTGGATTGTTGATTAATAGGCAACTCAAGCGAAAATTAAATTTCCTTTCAGACCCAAAATTGGAACGTCGTGAAGTAGGTGTTACCTGTGAGCGTTGCGCCATTACAAATTGTGAGCTTCGAGCTGTGCCCGCACGTTTCCTAGAGAAAAATAATAAAAATAAGCAGATTGAAACCATAGTGGAGGAGTTGCAAACTCAATTTAGCAAATAA
- a CDS encoding DUF2306 domain-containing protein, with protein MEIEKIAQILIYYIHAPMGGVALLAGGVALIVKKGNRTHKKAGLIFYYAMLISALTAFIISIMPNHESPFLFSVGMFSTYFLLGGYRSLKFRNKTHNVFIDKLIAVTMVITGLIMIIYPIIFHERVDVVLLIFGLVGISFGIRDIRLFQNKHKLREKWLTLHVGKMTGGYIASITAFFVVNQFLPYLFNWLLPGVIGSVYISYWIKKLNRKN; from the coding sequence TTGGAAATTGAAAAAATAGCTCAAATATTAATTTATTACATACATGCTCCCATGGGTGGAGTTGCTCTATTAGCTGGTGGAGTGGCACTTATTGTTAAAAAAGGAAATAGGACTCACAAAAAAGCAGGTCTTATTTTCTACTACGCTATGCTTATTTCTGCGTTAACAGCTTTCATAATCTCAATAATGCCGAATCACGAAAGTCCTTTTTTATTCTCTGTAGGTATGTTTAGCACGTATTTCTTACTTGGAGGATATAGAAGCTTAAAATTTAGAAATAAAACTCACAATGTGTTTATTGATAAATTGATTGCTGTAACTATGGTTATTACTGGACTAATCATGATTATTTATCCTATTATTTTTCATGAAAGAGTTGATGTTGTATTACTTATATTCGGACTTGTGGGTATTAGCTTTGGCATTAGAGACATTCGTTTATTTCAAAATAAACACAAACTAAGAGAGAAATGGCTAACGCTTCATGTGGGTAAAATGACAGGAGGCTACATAGCCTCTATAACAGCATTCTTTGTGGTTAATCAGTTTTTACCGTATTTATTCAATTGGCTTTTACCAGGAGTAATTGGAAGTGTCTATATATCATATTGGATTAAAAAACTTAATCGGAAAAATTAA
- a CDS encoding alpha/beta hydrolase, with the protein MNKFLIITITFLGLCNTLNAQFDEKFYFPSKDYSINDAVDHEDLFFEIEAVKIHTLWLKPKQKTHTSILLFIGASGNASKYVSMASSLLSLGYQVLIFEPRGYGLSSGVPKHMNVISDAQLVFDNLLKKEEIKNTRIVIYGASLGSQVATHLTKNNQTKISGLIIDGGMSSFTDIALSQAPETQKPMIKQYLTSPYSVKEDIKQIEDVPKLLIHSREDKTVPFAQVELNYKNAQEPKELWVHKGGHLQALKEDKQAYIKIIGEFTNNLKLTK; encoded by the coding sequence ATGAACAAATTTTTAATTATCACAATCACATTTCTTGGGCTATGCAATACATTAAATGCACAATTCGACGAGAAATTTTATTTCCCATCTAAAGACTACTCTATAAATGATGCTGTAGATCACGAGGATTTATTTTTTGAAATTGAGGCTGTAAAAATTCATACATTATGGCTTAAACCAAAACAAAAAACTCATACTTCAATTTTATTATTTATAGGCGCTAGTGGAAATGCTTCTAAATATGTTTCGATGGCAAGCTCGTTACTTTCTCTAGGGTATCAAGTGTTAATATTTGAACCTAGAGGATATGGTCTTTCATCAGGTGTACCTAAACACATGAATGTAATTTCCGATGCTCAATTAGTATTTGATAATTTGTTAAAAAAGGAAGAAATTAAAAACACCAGAATTGTAATTTACGGAGCTTCATTAGGGAGTCAAGTAGCTACACATCTCACTAAAAACAATCAAACAAAAATCAGTGGACTAATTATAGATGGTGGTATGAGTTCCTTTACAGATATAGCGTTATCGCAAGCGCCTGAAACTCAAAAACCAATGATTAAACAATATCTTACTTCACCTTACTCAGTGAAAGAAGATATCAAACAAATAGAAGATGTACCTAAATTACTTATTCATAGTAGAGAGGACAAAACTGTACCATTTGCCCAAGTAGAATTAAATTACAAAAATGCTCAAGAACCTAAAGAACTTTGGGTACATAAAGGTGGACACCTTCAAGCCTTAAAAGAAGATAAACAAGCTTACATTAAAATTATTGGAGAGTTTACAAACAATTTAAAACTAACAAAATAA
- a CDS encoding LytR/AlgR family response regulator transcription factor produces MTRILKNPYPLHLYSWKKAITLGFFIAFFLFAFQPFGLHTLYIEHKIWVILGYGFITFLAVGFNQHIAPLLFPSIFIEKQWTVFSQIIWLLWNVFLITILNYCYSIYVIDFPNDLYIFLRFLLYTFVTAIFPLVIVTILSHNKKLAKNLSHASQLNKKLTHQVSKKKPDGELIIFASNRKDNITTTISDLMFIESIGNYATIRWVDNEKILEKTIRNTLKDIEKQLVDFDSMFRSHKAFIVNLNQIKEVNGNAQGYKLDLKNGKIQVPVSRNHIKSFSAKFDKS; encoded by the coding sequence ATGACTAGAATTTTAAAAAACCCTTATCCACTTCATCTATATTCATGGAAAAAAGCAATCACTTTAGGATTCTTTATTGCATTTTTTCTATTTGCTTTCCAACCTTTTGGTTTACACACGCTCTATATCGAGCACAAAATATGGGTAATTTTAGGTTATGGTTTTATAACCTTTCTTGCTGTTGGATTTAATCAACATATAGCACCGCTACTATTCCCTTCTATTTTTATTGAAAAGCAATGGACGGTTTTTTCTCAAATTATTTGGTTGCTTTGGAATGTCTTTCTAATTACCATTCTCAATTACTGCTACTCTATTTACGTGATAGATTTTCCTAATGACTTATACATTTTTCTACGTTTTCTTCTTTACACGTTTGTTACAGCGATCTTCCCTCTAGTTATTGTAACCATTTTGTCACATAATAAAAAATTAGCTAAAAACTTAAGCCATGCTTCACAGCTAAATAAAAAGTTGACCCATCAGGTTAGTAAAAAAAAACCAGATGGTGAGTTGATAATCTTTGCATCAAATAGGAAGGATAATATTACAACAACAATCTCTGATTTGATGTTTATTGAATCCATTGGAAATTATGCAACTATTAGGTGGGTTGATAATGAGAAGATTTTAGAAAAGACAATACGCAATACTCTAAAAGATATTGAAAAACAATTAGTGGATTTCGATTCTATGTTTAGAAGCCATAAAGCTTTCATTGTAAATTTAAATCAAATTAAAGAAGTAAATGGAAATGCTCAAGGCTACAAATTAGATCTTAAAAACGGAAAAATTCAAGTGCCTGTTTCCAGAAATCATATCAAATCATTTAGCGCAAAGTTCGATAAAAGCTAA
- a CDS encoding 4Fe-4S binding protein, protein MKTIKIIGLIIFLTGMAIWTGALFMGEFSLTQEQLDSFIEEKGIKSELLAKTLEEEVVGETFGTFGFSSAIRGALTDNNVYYDEQIAKYDAAKEWDKKGAQYQYRINNGDFQAFTFNLAKKAGTGFVRENPGLMWILTFGLGILGALMFIFPNLVLLGQPGIKNDHIYHNSATNRGWIAWLVLIYLVAFYLVLYFYSDYVVNWTFILDPISRALNGGDASQWFVYGFMYCVIMITMAVRMYIKYRHNKYQIVRTTSVLFFQIVFAFLIPEIMSSLGKPGYDFKNAFPLDYDFFFEWNLNTLTASGGLGIFILVWGIVLTLVIVPVMVYFFGKRWYCSWVCGCGGLAETLGDPYRQHSNKTMKAWKLERWLIHSVLVFSLVMTLVTLYCYFTGAQAFLGINTNWIKDTYSFLIGAWFAGVIGTGFYPIFGNRVWCRFGCPLAAYLGFVQRFKSRFRITTNGGQCISCGNCSTYCEQGIDVRAYAQKGENIVRSSCVGCGICSAVCPRGVLKLENGPEKGRINPTQVLLGNDVDLMDYVNNEQHSA, encoded by the coding sequence ATGAAAACGATTAAAATTATAGGCCTTATTATCTTCCTTACAGGAATGGCTATCTGGACCGGAGCACTTTTTATGGGAGAATTTTCTCTTACTCAAGAGCAGTTAGATAGCTTTATAGAAGAAAAAGGAATCAAGAGCGAACTCTTAGCCAAAACACTTGAAGAAGAAGTTGTGGGTGAAACCTTTGGCACCTTTGGATTTTCGAGTGCCATACGTGGCGCACTTACCGACAACAATGTGTACTACGATGAGCAAATTGCCAAATATGATGCTGCCAAGGAATGGGACAAAAAAGGGGCGCAATATCAGTACAGAATTAATAATGGAGATTTTCAAGCATTCACTTTTAATTTGGCAAAGAAAGCGGGAACCGGTTTTGTAAGAGAAAATCCAGGACTTATGTGGATTTTAACCTTTGGACTGGGAATACTTGGCGCGCTTATGTTCATTTTTCCTAACCTGGTGCTCTTAGGACAACCAGGCATTAAAAATGACCATATCTATCACAATAGTGCTACCAATCGCGGGTGGATAGCATGGCTGGTTTTGATCTATTTAGTGGCGTTCTATCTTGTGCTTTACTTTTATTCAGACTATGTTGTAAACTGGACCTTTATTTTAGACCCTATAAGTAGAGCGCTCAATGGTGGCGATGCGAGCCAGTGGTTTGTGTATGGTTTTATGTATTGTGTCATTATGATCACGATGGCGGTGCGTATGTACATAAAATACAGACATAATAAATACCAGATTGTACGTACCACCTCCGTGCTATTTTTCCAAATTGTCTTTGCCTTTCTCATTCCAGAGATAATGTCTAGTCTTGGGAAACCAGGCTACGATTTTAAAAATGCATTCCCGCTAGATTACGACTTCTTTTTTGAATGGAATCTAAATACCTTAACCGCTAGCGGCGGACTCGGAATTTTTATTCTCGTTTGGGGTATTGTGCTTACGCTAGTCATTGTACCCGTTATGGTCTATTTTTTTGGAAAAAGATGGTACTGTAGTTGGGTCTGTGGTTGTGGTGGTCTTGCTGAAACACTTGGAGATCCCTACCGCCAGCATTCAAACAAAACCATGAAAGCTTGGAAACTAGAGCGCTGGCTTATACACAGTGTTTTAGTGTTCTCCCTTGTAATGACACTCGTTACTCTATATTGCTATTTTACTGGAGCTCAAGCTTTTTTAGGCATTAACACAAACTGGATAAAAGACACCTATAGCTTTCTCATAGGCGCGTGGTTTGCTGGGGTGATAGGAACCGGCTTCTACCCTATTTTTGGAAATCGAGTTTGGTGCCGTTTTGGGTGCCCGCTTGCTGCATATCTTGGTTTTGTACAACGCTTTAAATCTCGTTTTAGAATCACCACTAATGGAGGGCAGTGTATCTCCTGTGGTAACTGCTCCACTTATTGTGAGCAAGGGATTGATGTACGTGCCTATGCACAAAAGGGAGAAAACATAGTACGCTCCTCCTGTGTAGGTTGTGGTATTTGTAGTGCCGTTTGCCCGCGTGGCGTGCTTAAGCTAGAAAACGGCCCAGAGAAAGGACGTATTAATCCCACACAAGTATTGTTGGGCAATGATGTAGATTTAATGGATTATGTAAATAACGAGCAGCACTCTGCCTAG
- a CDS encoding NAD(P)/FAD-dependent oxidoreductase, protein MQEHIVIIGNGISGVTTARHIRKASDKKITIISSETDYFFSRTALMYVYMGHMKYEHTKPYEDYFWKKNRIDLKRAFVKNVDHQNKQLHLSGGEQMSYDKLVLAVGSKPNKFGWPGENLNGVQGLYSKQDLDLLEKNAPNNETCKRAVVVGGGLIGIEMVEMLLTRDIPVTFLVREHSFWNSVLPEGESAMLNRHIKSHHVDLRLGVNLESIQGDAQGNVTSIIIKETGEEIACDVVGLTAGVTPNVDFLKNSGIGIGRGVKVNPMLETNIKDIYAIGDCAEQHEGINGRRPIEAVWYTGRMMGEALAQTLTGNPTPYNPGHWFNSAKFMDIEYQTYGWVFAKPKAGNTHFHWIHKDDDKCITIEMEETSRTFLGINNFDIRLRHELLDKWLTEGRSTDYVLEHLKDANFDPEFYKHYESEILEAYNKAYGTSIVPKKKSWKRIFA, encoded by the coding sequence ATGCAAGAACACATCGTCATTATAGGTAACGGAATTTCTGGTGTGACCACCGCACGGCATATCAGAAAAGCCTCAGACAAAAAAATTACGATCATCTCTTCTGAGACAGATTATTTCTTCTCACGTACCGCCTTGATGTATGTGTATATGGGTCACATGAAATATGAACATACCAAACCCTATGAAGATTATTTCTGGAAAAAAAACCGCATTGATTTAAAGCGTGCTTTTGTAAAAAACGTAGATCATCAAAATAAACAATTACACCTTTCTGGAGGAGAACAGATGAGTTACGACAAGCTGGTTCTTGCTGTAGGGTCAAAGCCTAATAAATTTGGCTGGCCTGGCGAAAATCTCAATGGCGTTCAAGGTCTGTACTCTAAGCAGGATCTAGATTTACTAGAAAAAAATGCTCCTAATAATGAAACCTGCAAGCGCGCTGTCGTAGTGGGCGGTGGACTTATTGGGATAGAAATGGTTGAGATGTTACTCACACGAGATATACCCGTGACATTTCTAGTGCGGGAGCATAGCTTCTGGAATAGCGTCTTGCCAGAAGGTGAGAGTGCGATGCTCAATAGACATATTAAAAGTCATCATGTAGATTTACGTTTAGGGGTAAATTTAGAAAGCATCCAAGGTGATGCGCAGGGCAACGTTACGTCAATAATCATTAAAGAAACAGGTGAGGAAATTGCTTGTGATGTAGTGGGACTTACAGCTGGCGTTACACCAAATGTTGATTTCTTAAAAAATAGCGGGATAGGAATAGGTAGAGGTGTGAAAGTAAACCCGATGCTGGAAACCAATATAAAAGATATTTATGCTATAGGAGACTGTGCAGAGCAACACGAAGGTATTAATGGAAGGAGACCCATAGAAGCGGTATGGTACACGGGTAGAATGATGGGCGAAGCTCTTGCCCAAACGCTCACAGGCAATCCCACCCCATACAATCCCGGCCACTGGTTTAATAGTGCCAAGTTTATGGATATAGAGTACCAAACTTACGGCTGGGTTTTTGCTAAACCGAAAGCAGGAAATACTCATTTTCATTGGATCCATAAAGACGATGATAAATGTATTACGATTGAAATGGAGGAAACGTCTCGCACGTTTTTAGGTATTAATAATTTTGACATACGGTTGCGTCACGAACTTCTAGACAAATGGCTCACAGAAGGAAGAAGCACAGATTATGTATTAGAGCATCTTAAAGATGCCAATTTTGATCCAGAATTTTACAAGCACTACGAATCTGAAATTTTAGAAGCATATAATAAGGCCTATGGTACCTCAATCGTCCCAAAGAAAAAGAGCTGGAAACGAATTTTTGCTTAA